DNA sequence from the Solidesulfovibrio fructosivorans JJ] genome:
CGTGGCCCGGGACCTGGGCCTCGAATGGAAGGAGCGCGAGTACGATTTGGAGGGGCTGCTTGCGGGCTTGGAGAAAGGCACGGTGGACGTCGGGGTCTCGGCGCTGTCCATCACGCCCGATCGCGAAGCGGTCATGGATTTCTCCCAGCCGTTTTACTACACCGGCCTCGGCATTGCCGTGCCGGCCAAGGAGCGCGTCGGGATCGTCCGCCATATGCTGCGCACCTTGTTTTCGTCGCATGTGCTTTTCTATATCCTTTCACTCCTGGCTTTGCTGCTGGCCGTGGGCACCCTCGTCTGGGCCATTGAGCGCAAGCGCAATCCCGGGAATTTCCGGCCGGGCAAGCGGGGCATAGGCGACGGGTTGTGGTGGTCGGCCGTCACCATGACCTCGGTGGGTTATGGCGACTCCACGCCGAAAACGCTGTTCGGCCGCGCCGTGGCCCTGATCTGGATGTTCGCCTCGGTCGCCTTGCTCGCCTCGTTTACCGCCGGCATCACCACCTCGCTGACCGTGGCCTCCATGAATATCGGCCAGGTGCACGACCAGGACGACCTGCACAAGGTCCGCACCGGCGTCATGCGCGACTCCTCGGGCCAGACCGAGCTTACGGCCGCCCACATCGGCGTGGTGCCTTACGAGACGGCCACGCTGGGGCTCAAGGCGCTCGCGGCCGGTTCCATCGACGCGTTCGTTTTCGACGAGCCCATGCTCCATTATTACGCGCTCAAGGATTTTCCCGGAAGGATCAAGATATTGCCGGGCTTTTTCGATCCCCAGCTCTACGGATTCGCCTTTCCCCGGCAATCCCCTTTGCGCAAGACCGTCAATGTGGCCATGCTGCGCCGGATGGAAGACCGTGAGTATCGGATGAAGGTTTTCGGCTCTTACCTGGGCAAGGGCGCGGTGCATTAGGACGATTTCAATGCGGCAATACGGCGACGGAACCTGTTCACGCCTTGACTTTATGGCTTTAATGTTGGAAAAAACACTACTTTCCGGCTAAAGACAGAGTCGTAGCGCCTAGCCGTTTTCGCAGGCATGGGTGCGTATTAAAGAGAGGAGATCGCATTCATGCCTGTCGCATCCCCGCGCATCGCTTTCCGGCGGACGCCCGCGTATTTTTTTCTCATCGTATTGGCGCTGACTGTCGCCGCCGTGCTGTCGGGCTGCGACCGGAAAAAGCCCCAGGCCGAAGCCCCGACCCCGGTCGAGGTCACGGTGGTCGAAGCCAAGGCCACCACCGCGCCGCTGGCCGTGGACGGCATCGGCCATGTCTACGCCCTGCGCACCGTCAATGTCCGCAGCCAGGTTTCGGGCGTGCTCAAGGAAACGTATTTTTCCGAAGGGGATCTGGTCAAGGAAGGCCAGCCCCTGATTTTGATCGACCCCGCCCCCTACAAGGCCCAGCTCGACGAGGCCGTGAGCACCCTGGCCCGCGACCGGGCCACCGCCGCCCAGGCCAGGCGGGACTGGCTGCGCTACAAGGATCTCGTGGCCCAGGCCGTCATCAGCCAGGACGATTACGAACAGAAGCGCACCGCCTACCAGCAGGACCTGGAGCAGGTCCGTGTGGACGAGGCGTCCGTGCAAAACGCCAAGGTCAACCTCGGCTACTGCTATATCAACGCCCCTTGCACGGGCGTGGCCGGCCTGCAGCAGTACAAGACCGGCAACCTGATCAAGTCCGAGGACTACATCATCGTCACCATCAACCAGATCGAGCCGATAAACGTCCAATTCTCCGTGGCCGAAAAATACCTGCCCGACATCCGCAAGTATGCGGCCAAAGGCTCGCTGGTCGTGGAGGCGAGTCCTCCCACCCATCCGGAGCTGGTGGCCAAGGGCAAGCTCACGGTCATCAACAACACCGTGGACGTGAATTCCGGCACCATCACCTTGCAGGGAGAGTTTCCCAACACGGACAGACTGTTGTGGCCGGGGCAGTTCGTCAACGCCTCGGTCGTCCTGGCCGATACGGCCGATACCATCCTGCTGCCCTCGAGCGCCCTGGTCGAAACCCAGGACGGCTCGTCGGTCTTCATCGCCAAGCCCGACAACACGGTGGAGATGCGCCCCATCACCGTCGGCCGCAAGATCGGCCCGGATACGGTGATCGAAAAGGGCGTGTCCGTGGGCGACAAGGTCATCACGTCGGGCCAGATCAAGCTTTTCCCCGGCGTTCCGGTCAAGATCGTCAGCGCGCAGACCTACAAGGAGGGCCCGGTCACCCCCGCCGCCGTTGCGAACAGGGATAAAAAGACCGGCGCGTCCAAGGAAGGCCAGGGGAACTAAAATGACCGACCTTTTCATCAAGCGGCCGGTCGCGACCACCCTGGTGATGGCCGCGCTGATCTTTTTCGGCGTGGTGTCCTACTTCTCGCTGCCGATCAGCGAGATGCCGAGCATCGACTTCCCCACCATCCAGGTGACGGCGAGCCTTCCCGGCGCCGATCCCCAGACCATGGCCTCGGCCGTGGCCACCCCCCTGGAGCGGCAGTTCACCTCCATCTCGGGCTTGCAGTCCATGAGCTCGAGTAATTCGCTCGGCACCACCACCATCACGCTCCAGTTCGACCTGTCGCGCAATATCGACGGCGCC
Encoded proteins:
- a CDS encoding efflux RND transporter periplasmic adaptor subunit, which codes for MPVASPRIAFRRTPAYFFLIVLALTVAAVLSGCDRKKPQAEAPTPVEVTVVEAKATTAPLAVDGIGHVYALRTVNVRSQVSGVLKETYFSEGDLVKEGQPLILIDPAPYKAQLDEAVSTLARDRATAAQARRDWLRYKDLVAQAVISQDDYEQKRTAYQQDLEQVRVDEASVQNAKVNLGYCYINAPCTGVAGLQQYKTGNLIKSEDYIIVTINQIEPINVQFSVAEKYLPDIRKYAAKGSLVVEASPPTHPELVAKGKLTVINNTVDVNSGTITLQGEFPNTDRLLWPGQFVNASVVLADTADTILLPSSALVETQDGSSVFIAKPDNTVEMRPITVGRKIGPDTVIEKGVSVGDKVITSGQIKLFPGVPVKIVSAQTYKEGPVTPAAVANRDKKTGASKEGQGN
- a CDS encoding transporter substrate-binding domain-containing protein, with product MSRRPLLTALLVLVCLCGVPWPSAWARKGPAVPPPKVVTIGVVEAPPFVIKDEHGHFVGIAMDLWRDVARDLGLEWKEREYDLEGLLAGLEKGTVDVGVSALSITPDREAVMDFSQPFYYTGLGIAVPAKERVGIVRHMLRTLFSSHVLFYILSLLALLLAVGTLVWAIERKRNPGNFRPGKRGIGDGLWWSAVTMTSVGYGDSTPKTLFGRAVALIWMFASVALLASFTAGITTSLTVASMNIGQVHDQDDLHKVRTGVMRDSSGQTELTAAHIGVVPYETATLGLKALAAGSIDAFVFDEPMLHYYALKDFPGRIKILPGFFDPQLYGFAFPRQSPLRKTVNVAMLRRMEDREYRMKVFGSYLGKGAVH